Proteins from one Vibrio coralliirubri genomic window:
- the modB gene encoding molybdate ABC transporter permease subunit gives MMYLSEYEYQALMLSLKVAGFAILWLIPIGIGLAWLLAKKQFVGKSIVESIVHLPLVLPPVVIGYLLLVMMGRQGIIGSWLNDVFGIVFSFSWKGAALACVVVALPLMVRSIRLSLETVDSKLEEAAATLGASPLRVFFTITLPLMIPGIITGTMLSFARSLGEFGATISFVSNIPGETQTIPLAMYTFIETPGAEMEAARLCVISIVIALGSLMLSEWLNKKSAQRLGGNA, from the coding sequence ATGATGTATTTATCGGAATACGAATACCAAGCCTTAATGCTGAGCTTAAAAGTCGCTGGGTTTGCCATCTTATGGCTTATTCCTATCGGTATTGGTTTAGCGTGGCTGCTTGCTAAGAAACAATTTGTAGGCAAAAGCATTGTAGAGAGCATTGTCCATTTACCCTTGGTACTTCCACCAGTGGTCATCGGCTATTTACTGCTAGTGATGATGGGCAGGCAAGGCATCATCGGCTCGTGGCTTAATGACGTGTTTGGTATTGTGTTTAGCTTTAGCTGGAAGGGCGCAGCACTCGCTTGCGTGGTTGTGGCGCTGCCATTGATGGTTCGCTCTATTAGATTGAGCCTAGAAACCGTAGACAGTAAACTTGAAGAGGCCGCTGCAACATTAGGTGCGTCACCTCTTCGTGTATTTTTCACGATCACTTTGCCCTTGATGATCCCTGGGATCATTACCGGCACTATGCTTTCATTTGCAAGAAGCCTAGGGGAGTTTGGCGCGACCATCAGCTTCGTTTCAAATATTCCAGGTGAAACTCAAACCATTCCATTGGCTATGTATACCTTTATTGAAACCCCTGGTGCGGAAATGGAAGCCGCGCGTTTGTGTGTTATTTCTATTGTGATAGCTCTGGGTTCATTGATGCTATCCGAGTGGCTTAACAAAAAGTCCGCACAACGCTTGGGAGGCAATGCATGA
- the modA gene encoding molybdate ABC transporter substrate-binding protein, which translates to MKKRVFLLTTALISALSSSHLFAAEKLRVYAASSMTNAVNLLVEEFEKDHSVDVIPVYASTSSLVRQIERGAPADIFISANEKWMTHLVDRKLVSSDNVTNLCENELVLISPNETSVTLDLSKGEQWAELLTNERLAVGNTMSVPAGIYAKEALETLGVWDDVKTRLAPSNNVRMALALVERSEAKLGIVYNTDALLSKEVNLVSTFPSELHTPIRYPVAKLSDKVVAEEFYTFLKSEKAKDTLNSFGFEVR; encoded by the coding sequence ATGAAAAAGCGAGTCTTCCTTTTAACCACGGCCTTAATTTCGGCATTGAGTTCTAGTCATCTTTTTGCTGCGGAAAAGCTACGAGTTTACGCTGCATCGTCGATGACCAATGCGGTTAATCTGTTGGTTGAAGAGTTTGAGAAAGACCATTCTGTCGATGTGATTCCTGTGTATGCGAGTACGTCGTCTTTGGTGCGACAGATCGAAAGAGGAGCACCAGCAGACATTTTTATCTCGGCAAATGAGAAATGGATGACGCATTTAGTCGACCGTAAATTGGTTTCTAGTGACAATGTCACAAATCTATGTGAAAACGAACTGGTGCTGATTTCCCCTAACGAGACATCGGTAACGTTAGACCTATCAAAAGGTGAACAATGGGCTGAACTGCTTACTAATGAAAGGCTTGCAGTGGGTAACACCATGTCGGTTCCTGCTGGTATCTATGCAAAAGAAGCGTTAGAAACGTTAGGTGTATGGGACGATGTGAAGACTCGATTGGCACCAAGCAACAACGTTCGTATGGCTTTAGCCTTAGTCGAGCGCAGTGAAGCTAAGCTTGGCATTGTCTACAACACGGATGCGTTGCTTTCTAAAGAAGTAAACCTAGTGTCGACGTTCCCATCAGAACTGCATACACCAATACGTTACCCTGTAGCGAAGTTGAGCGATAAAGTTGTGGCAGAAGAGTTCTATACTTTCCTAAAGAGCGAAAAAGCGAAAGACACCTTGAACAGTTTTGGATTTGAAGTGCGTTAA